A genomic stretch from Colwellia sp. Arc7-635 includes:
- a CDS encoding urease accessory protein UreE: protein MLQAYQRFSHTHSEIADTITLDHDTRKKARIKAKTDGGIDIGIFMERGHPLLAGEVLKTECGLFIEIKGQAEPVTTAIASDWLVFSKVCYHLGNRHTSLQIGDLWLRFKPDHVLAELAEKYGLTIDNTPDIFEPENGAYGVASHGHSHDDKAHIDTNDHSHAH, encoded by the coding sequence AGCCTATCAACGTTTTTCTCATACTCATAGTGAAATAGCAGACACCATTACCCTAGATCACGACACTCGTAAAAAAGCCCGCATTAAAGCTAAAACGGATGGAGGCATAGACATTGGTATTTTTATGGAACGTGGTCACCCTTTATTAGCCGGTGAAGTATTAAAAACAGAGTGTGGCTTATTCATCGAAATAAAAGGACAAGCAGAGCCAGTGACAACCGCTATCGCCAGTGACTGGTTAGTGTTTTCTAAAGTTTGTTATCACTTAGGTAACCGCCACACTTCTCTGCAAATAGGTGATTTGTGGCTGCGTTTTAAACCTGATCATGTTTTAGCAGAACTCGCTGAAAAATATGGTCTAACCATTGATAACACACCGGATATATTTGAACCTGAAAATGGCGCTTATGGTGTTGCATCACATGGTCATTCTCATGACGATAAAGCCCATATTGATACTAACGATCATAGTCATGCACACTAA
- a CDS encoding urease accessory UreF family protein, with product MHTKSITAIATASVTTTTTKLIAPAFKPQADAIKLNRLLQLCSANLPVGGFAFSQGLEYAVEMNWLTCSKTTASWININLEESIAHTDLAVLKRLYSALSRHDMTAFQYWNNHLIACRESHELLLADVAMGKALIRLIKQLDKLDTSEYQIIIALKDISFVSAFTLCAYLFKLDLTSAQSGYCWTYIDNQVAAATKLVPLGQTQAQNLLFELTENIQFIIEKSNQVDDENIGASLPHLAMASAWHETQYSRLFRS from the coding sequence ATGCACACTAAATCAATAACGGCAATTGCAACGGCTTCGGTAACAACGACAACAACTAAGTTGATTGCCCCTGCTTTTAAGCCACAGGCAGATGCCATAAAACTGAATAGGCTTTTACAGCTATGCAGTGCCAATTTACCTGTTGGAGGCTTTGCATTTTCTCAAGGCCTAGAGTACGCCGTTGAAATGAATTGGCTAACGTGCTCAAAAACTACTGCGAGTTGGATAAATATTAATTTAGAAGAGTCGATAGCACACACCGATTTGGCCGTACTAAAACGTTTATATAGCGCGCTGTCTCGCCATGATATGACGGCATTTCAATACTGGAATAACCACTTAATTGCTTGTAGAGAAAGCCATGAATTATTATTAGCCGATGTCGCCATGGGTAAAGCGCTCATTCGCCTTATTAAACAGTTGGATAAGTTAGATACTAGTGAATATCAAATCATTATCGCGCTTAAAGACATTAGTTTTGTTAGTGCCTTTACCCTGTGTGCCTATTTGTTCAAGTTAGATTTAACCTCGGCCCAAAGCGGCTACTGTTGGACCTACATCGACAACCAAGTGGCTGCTGCAACAAAGTTAGTGCCGCTTGGGCAAACACAAGCGCAGAACTTGCTATTTGAGCTCACTGAAAATATCCAGTTTATTATCGAAAAATCAAACCAGGTTGATGACGAAAATATCGGCGCGAGCTTACCGCATTTAGCGATGGCAAGTGCTTGGCACGAAACACAATACTCACGACTATTTCGTTCTTAA
- the ureG gene encoding urease accessory protein UreG, whose amino-acid sequence MKKQVLRIGVGGPVGSGKTALLRELCLALRDKYNMAVVTNDIYTREDAQFLTKHGALAADRIMGVETGGCPHTAIREDASMNLAAIDELQALHSDLDFVLIESGGDNLSATFSPELSDLTLYVIDVSAGDKIPRKGGPGITKSDLLIINKIDVADLVGASLKVMARDTKKMRGDKSFIFSNMKTQQGLAEIIEFIEQEGMLKI is encoded by the coding sequence ATGAAAAAACAAGTATTACGCATTGGCGTTGGCGGCCCTGTAGGGTCAGGTAAAACAGCCTTGTTACGTGAATTATGTTTAGCCCTGCGCGATAAATATAATATGGCAGTAGTTACCAACGACATTTACACCCGAGAAGACGCCCAATTCTTAACTAAACATGGTGCACTTGCCGCCGATCGAATTATGGGGGTTGAAACTGGCGGCTGTCCTCATACGGCTATTCGTGAAGACGCCTCGATGAATTTAGCCGCAATAGATGAGTTGCAAGCATTACATAGCGATTTAGATTTTGTTTTAATTGAAAGTGGTGGTGATAACCTCAGTGCAACCTTTAGCCCCGAATTGTCGGATTTAACCCTTTACGTGATTGATGTTTCAGCCGGCGATAAAATCCCTCGCAAAGGTGGTCCTGGTATCACAAAATCAGATTTACTCATTATTAACAAAATAGATGTTGCTGATTTAGTGGGTGCATCCCTTAAAGTGATGGCTCGCGATACTAAAAAAATGCGAGGCGATAAAAGCTTTATTTTTTCCAATATGAAAACACAACAAGGCTTAGCTGAAATAATTGAATTTATCGAACAAGAAGGTATGTTGAAAATATAA